The nucleotide window CCCCATCAACTATTTGGTaagaatattgaattttatacacaaaagcATTCATTCTAACAAAATattgcaaaataaaaattattttaattcttatttcatataaaatttttaattatataagaagtttttaatattagtttaacTATAATGAAATGAATGGGATATTGGCTTCAATTAGTGTGAAATTGTGAATGactcttttcctttttacttGTTTCAAAACGAACTGCCAAAGATTAGCAAAATCAAAATATGTCAAATTAGTAAAGCTCAGTATGTGAAAAAGTCCTCTTCATCAGTCTCCATCCATACGTGgaaaattataaacaattaGTCAAATAGTTATTTCTTTTAGCAGTTTTAAAACCTAATGTCACTCATTACTTTTTCAAGAAtccaaaaaattctttaaaaaaaattttaatgtctaaattttttaacaagtcAATTATTTGATCTTCATACAATAGCGGTGGATCTCGAACTTATACTTTAacaattaaaatcttttttccTAAACTGCCTAAGTTACCTATTGCGGGTCCAATCCCTAATTTAATATACCCACTTTCTAATCTTGAAACAAGGATCAATGAATCATATGGGTTCAACCAATTAATTTTGCATTATGGATATTAACAGTATTTAGACTCTTAAAGTATTTATATTATCGACGCATTCCTATCTTCCAAGTAATGTCTTCACTAATTTAATAAGGTATATCTATTTGTCTTCttcataatcaaattatatttcacaaGTAAAAACCTAACCAAATTACCCTTTCAACATTTGAGACTTCCACTAGTTAAATTAATACTAAATGACTTTATCAACATTACCAGAAAGTCACAGACAACAAAGTCATAATGGAAAGCTAAAGAGACTTTTTTAAGACTCAAATGTATATTTTCCTCAAGCTATTTCTGCAAAATACCTGGTCCACGTGCATCACCATATGGCTTTATTTATGCTCAATAATATAATGCATTATCATCTATTTTCCTATATAGGGCTTGATCAAGCCATATATTtggaaaagataataatttttcgaaaaaatatcttttacattatttcttttcaatCATCAACAGAgtcaacaattttttaaatacaagcAAAACTCTTTAAAATTCTCTGTGTAAATATCAAGAGGCACAGATTGATTCAATAATAAAAGGAGTCCAGATATTCTTCTGTCaattttttggttgattaatcAATcccttataatttaattttccggAATTATCTGCCTTAAATTTTGACACTTCGATTAATGTCCGTAATCAACAAGTACTTGATATAtatgttacaaaaaaattgtgagatttcataaacaaatatcaGTAGATGAAAagttaggataaaaaaaattagcacAAAAATATAATGGAGGACCATTTCGATGGATAAAACGTAGTGTTGATGTAAgcaatgaagaaattaaaattttaacttaatcaaCAACGACTACAAACTAAGAGAAAGCCAATGAAGACTTAGCAACTGGCTGGACTCTTTCTCATTTGCTTCGAGCAAGGGAAAACAATCGAGACTGGTTCTAtaattttcacttataaataGAGAAGTTAGCCTTCAGCATTTCTCACCCCTCAACGAGTAAAATTACTTGAAGAATATATAAAGCGTGATCACAATGAAAGGTTTTCTACAAACTTTCGTTCTTTTGGCCTTGGCTTCCTCATTTGTCTCCGCATTTGACCCCAGTCCGCTTCAGGACATCTGTGTAGCCATCGATGAACCAAAAGAACGCTGGTATATGCTCACTTCTCTTTCTGTATATAACTTCTCATTTATGAAATTAACTGAGGGTTGATTTTTAgtgatttgattgttttatgCAGTGTTTGTGAATGGGAAGTTTTGCAAGGACCCCAACCTCGCCAAAGCTGAGGACTTCTTCTTTTCAGTTAAAACGCCTGGAAACACAAACAATCCACTTGGTTCAAATGTCACAGCTGTGACAGTTGACCAAATTCGAGGACTTAACACTCTCGGCATCTCTGCTGCCCGCCTTGACTTTGCACCTTATGGCGAAGTCCCACCTCACACTCACCCTCGTGCCACTGAGATTCTTGTTGTCCTGGAGGGCACTCTTTTTGTTGGGTTCGTCACTTCCGATGCCAACCATACACTTATAAGCAAAGTTCTTAACCCGGGTGATGTGTTCGTCTTCCCCATTGGTCTCATTCACTTCCAAGTCATTCACAAAATTTAAGACGGATAATTAGATAAATGTGTCAAATGCAGTGAATTAGCTTCTATTGTTTGAATAATACTTGCTTGTTTTCTTATTACAATGGTGTAATAAAGTGGTTACACGTTTATATGTGCCTCCATTCACTTAGTTAATTTTAGTAGTTCCTGATATAATGTTGTGTCTATCTTTTTTCCCTCTTCTCTATTTTCCTTCCCCTTTCTCTATTTTCCAtcgtaaatatttttataatttatagtattgatacaatttttatgatataaaaatgaaatataaccGATAAATAAATCCCATAATTTCAAGACttgcttttcaaattttatgtgcACTAGTATATCACTCAAAGTTTCTCGTTGTTATAAGTTGAGCTTGAGATATCATAAAAATGAAAGGGTTCTCTAGGCTTTAGGAAAATTCTTAAGAAAGATTAGAAAAGTGTTGAGGCACATTGCGATGAGTATGGTCGTTAGTTGACTTAAACGAAGTACATACCTATTGAAGAAAACCAATATGCACAAAGCAAATCTTTTGTGACACCTATGGCTTCAAATTGCAAGAGTACATAATTAATGGCAATGAATCCTTTGTTGATCCTACTCTATGTAGAAGAACTATTGGCTGGTGCATTGCAATGTTTGACCATCATAGGAGTAGTTTTTTCTTGCTTTGTGGATAAGTTTAGTCAATATTTGAAAGCTCCCACTTGCAAGCATGTAAAAGGCTATTGTTCCTCTAATCTTAAAAGGTCATTCAAATGTTGATTGAACCAACAACCTTGATAATAGGAGGTCAACCAATGGAATTTGTTTGTATCTTGGTGACAATTGTTAAGATTGTACCTTGAATCTTTGTctaacattttttccccttataaataaattgtctCATAATGTTTGTAAACTGGATTTGTAagaaattttctctttctcttctcttaagTTGGGctattcttaaaaataataacaaataccAATGAAATAGATAGTGGTTATTAAATCAGTGTAATTGGGTTTTTGGGTTTGAGTGTTTGACAAGACCTATCTGGACCTGCTAATCTCATAATCTCCGAAAATACACTTATAGGGCTTAGAAGACCGAAATGCATACTATAATCTGCTTAAGAATTTCTACAATGTATATTAGCACTTATTGTAATATCATGTATAAGCCTTTGGCTTTACCATATTTACATGCCAAAATAACATTCTAGttgcaaatttaaaaaaaaaaaaatcatgaaataaGCTTTTAATCAGGCCTCTAGCCTTACCATATACataccaaaaaaattttatatcttgactgaattcaaaatcatgaaaatagttTAGTTAGGTCTCTAACCTTTCAACATTTCATAAGTTTCttaaaagaaaatccaaatagACATATACAAAATGAGACATCTGATGAAGATGTTATGTCGTGGCATCACCTAATGAAACACTACTCTGCATGATCTAGAAGATTAATTGGAGGGACAAAAATTATAAGGGTGGGCCAAAAGGGCTCAATGAGTGGGCAATTTAAATCCCTTCGAGAATATTGAATGCATGTCAAAAGGAATAAgtaatatgtcataatatatcAGCCATACGTAGATGttaaattttgaaggaaaagaaTTGGAAGCATCCTGACTATAGCTATACTTAATCCAACACAAGTTTATTATGCTTGAAACCACAACCCCATCATGCACATTAACTTGAAAGTGCTCATAACATAATTCTCTTGTTCATGTTCAACATTTACaagtgaaaagaaaatgagacCATAGAACCATTAAGACTCTTTATAGTTGTGCTAGACAAGAACTCTCGCACAATCACATTGTCATTACTGGTGAAGGTTTAACAATACCAACCTTATCTCATATGGACTTTTCAAATCAGTCATGAAATTTTCACATTCAGTTCAATAACAATTATGATATGTAAAAAATCAACTTATAGCTTTCTATGCATATTAAAATTCTGAAATAATTAGCAATAGATATCACACAGTTACAAACATATATTGgggaaaatatcatattaagtaGAAGATTGGTATTCAACAATTGTAATTTATTtctgttatatattattttaagcaTTCCACCCAACAATCACTTGAATTGTTGCTACTTCTAATATCTTTAAGAGAAATCTATCATACCTAAGGGGCAGCTCCGCATAGTAGagcaagagaaaaaattatcatactCGACATATCGTAACCTCACACGGGCAGAACACTTGAATCTATCATACTACTCATAAATTATTTGCAAGCAGAGTACCTAAATCTATCATACCTAACATGAAATGCCACACAGATAAAGCATTAAAATCTATTATACCTGACATGAAATACCGCTTAGGCATAGCACAAATCACATGATAGGCAATATCAAAGAACATCTGAATGACATAATTTCTTATCAccatattcataataaaatgaCTTGATACTATAAATTTCGAACAATAATCATTGGCAACTGCCACAACCgccatattaaattaatttatgtgcAACTTTGCAAGTCATCTACAATATTAACTAAGCAAAATCAACAACACGCTCATACTTAACACTAAACTTAGATTTCCTTTAGCTTTATGACCACACACCATGTTAATTAGCTCACATTAAGTAAATTTCAATCATACATGAGATTAAATTAAACACTTTCAACTCAACTGCAACACAGAAtgtcaattaaattaatttccacaattttcaattgtttaccaaactaaatttaatcCACTGTAGTTCTCAATTACAcacaacataatttaattaagcaTTCTGAATTCACATAATACACACTACTGAATGCAACCTTTACTTTACAACCACTTATATCTAAAATCCATAATATGTGTAAAGAAAGTTATTAATTTCGTTTATTTTGGAAGAGATTTCCATCAAAAATGTGTACTACCATTTTcaagaattcaaaataaatactataaaatttgcTTAAATAAATTATAGGTAAACGTTTTGTTGCCACTCATTGATTTGGATAGTCCCCAAGTCAGTGCTAAAATCTTTTACTaatcttccttcttcttccttcttttcttttcttttcttctcttctctctttttctataTCTCTTTTATCTCGTCTACTCTTATGTTTCTTCCtactgaagaagaaaaagtctGTCTGATGgctttattaatatataaaggaaatTTTCCACTTAAACTCCATACTTCCAAAAAATTTCACATAGCCCCCTTAAGTTCACCCATAAATATTTTGACTCAACCTTTTCTAACAAACACATTTTTACCCCCTATTGACCAAAATTTTTGGGTATTTTAGTGTTAGTAAggaattttatgatttttcttattctaaAAGTCACATAGTTGTGAAGATTTATTAGTTAGTGGATAAATTCTAGCGTAGACCACTTTCAAGTGGATTGAACCAAATATTTGTGTGAGCTTTGTTTTGGTTTGCTCCATATTATTTGTGAGTTTTAGTactgcataatttttttaaaattaacaagtggtatcaaagcgAAGTTTGCAATGTGGAAAAGGCAAGCCTAATGTGAGAAAGAGTTTACTAGTATTTTGAGGCTTAGTTTGTGTGTAGCTAGTATTTTAAAATGTAAGGAAGTATCTCtagtattttgaaatttgaaagttcTTTATTTGATGGAAtatcattcaaaatttgttaGGAGTCATTTGGTTCCCAGTCAataaagattatcttagtaatctatcttttattatttatattatcttatttgcttaatcaataataaaagattacgataatcttctattactaataatgATGTGACAGGTAATGTATGTGATAATTTGATTCTCAACTTCACCATAAGTactaaaaaattactaaggtaacttaattttattataattatatttttatttattaattttttacaacaaaataacctcattttcaattaatataacaggtaatataaaaaatattttaggataattatatatatgggtatttaagtaaaataatttactagtattttttttttatgatatctaacaaaaaacaataattctttatacatatccaattttatcaaatataataatcatttatatcaataatgttttaagtaatctatctttaaggtaatttttcagttttgataataaaacattatctaaaccAAATGTCTTCTTAGTATAAGAAGTGTTAGATGAGATATTGAAGGATGTTAAGACAAAGAGAGATGTTGGTGTCATTAGATTGGTTCAAGCTTGAGAAATAATGTATAATGTATTGATTGAGATTACAAACATTAGAACTTGAACCAATACTTTATCAATTGATATAATATGTGCGTCTTCAAGTTGAGTTCATTTTTATGTTGCATTAACACATATGTTGacatacaaaatattattaacctATGAAGTATCAGCAATGTTATAttcacttaaaatatatattaaattagttactaatgataatatatcatcatataattaagtattactttttttttaattcaaaatcatttaatcatattataacgtATGATCATTGATATTCAATttgatacttattttaaatgtaCATAGCATTGTTCATACTTCATATGTCATATGTCAACAATATTTCATATATCAACATATGCATTAACACAATATAAAAGTGAACTTGATTTGACAAGGCATTGGGTTCAAATTTTAGCAAttgtaaaactttttattttccttgTAAACACTGATcgggtatttttaaaaaaggtgTGTCAATGTCAATTAATTAAGATATGCAAATCTCTCCAGGGATAAACGTTCCCATTTATGGAATAGCCACTATTTTCTAGATTGGCGCCTGTTATATCTTAAGGTTTGTTCAAGTGTGATTATCATTGGTACATAATTTCAGGTCAGAATGAGGAGTTGGTAATGACCAAAGAGATAAAAATCAAGGGTTTGTTAGTTACCTCCAACTACTCTTTAGTCTCAAAGGTGATTGATCACCTAAATTAGATTGCTTGAATTACAATCCAACAGGCTATGAGCTaattaagagaagaaaatttttctatataaatattaCTAGTTACAAATTCGATTTGGAAAATGGGTTAGCATGGAAATTAAACGGTGTGCACAATGAATAACCATGAAAGCCACCACTAGGAGAGTTTTACGATATTAATCCATTGATGTTTTTGGATCAATCCTTTGATTAGGTCAAGTTAAGAGTTTGAATTCAAAGTACTATATTTGTCTTTCTagatataattaacaaatattcaacataattaattacttgTATGTGTAACCAATACATGTTTTTCATCGCTTTGCACCTCATATTTGTATGTGTAACAATGTACAATATgaaaataaggaaaaatgtATGCTgaaagaaaagtgaaatttatatatgaacatGTATATAAGGTGATGAAgcaataaaattagaaattactCAACATTAAcattagaaaaataacattatcTCTTGGTTGAATCCATCAATAATATGCAGCCCTATAAATTTTCCACTTGTTGGCCCCGGAGATTGAAgatttatatcaatatataaatttacaGAGAAATTTTTATGCGGCAGATCTGTTAAGTAATCAACAAACAGACACAATGAAAGTGTCTGGAATTTCTGTcaacaaatgaaataaaaggCAC belongs to Mangifera indica cultivar Alphonso chromosome 2, CATAS_Mindica_2.1, whole genome shotgun sequence and includes:
- the LOC123208694 gene encoding germin-like protein subfamily 1 member 14 gives rise to the protein MNQKNAVFVNGKFCKDPNLAKAEDFFFSVKTPGNTNNPLGSNVTAVTVDQIRGLNTLGISAARLDFAPYGEVPPHTHPRATEILVVLEGTLFVGFVTSDANHTLISKVLNPGDVFVFPIGLIHFQVIHKI